The Monodelphis domestica isolate mMonDom1 chromosome 5, mMonDom1.pri, whole genome shotgun sequence DNA segment tatctatctgcctctctttgtctctctccatctctatcttggtctctccctctctccatctctttctgtctctctccatctctctctccatatatctatctgcctctctttgtctctctccatctctatcttggtctctccctctctccatctctttctgtctctccatatatctatctgcctctctttgtctctctccatctctttctctctccctctctccaactctttctgtctctccatctctctctccatatatctatctgcctctctttgtctctctccatctctatcttggtctctccctctctccatctctttctctgtttctccatttctttctctttctctgtctctgtctgtgtgtgtgtgtgtgtgtctctggctttctctgtctctgtctctctctctgtgtctctgtctctctgtgtgtctctctctgtctctctctctcacacacacatacacactcactctctcacacacacactcactttctctgtctctgtctctctctgtttctctgtctctctctgtctctctctgtctctctccctctctctgtctctctctctctctctgtctctccctctctctctgtctctctctgtctctctcc contains these protein-coding regions:
- the LOC103104874 gene encoding uncharacterized protein LOC103104874; this encodes MTTETIICIIWPPDKISQAKQTSFLSVSVCLSISFSFSLHLFLSLDIYLPLFDSLSISFSLHLSLSLSSSLSASLCLSLVPPLPLSISFSLPLSISFFLSLHLSLHISICLSLSLSISILVSPSLHLFLSLSISLSIYLSASLCLSPSLSWSLPLSISFCLSIYLSASLCLSPSLSLSLSPTLSVSPSLSPYIYLPLFVSLHLYLGLSLSPSLSLFLHFFLFLCLCLCVCVCVSGFLCLCLSLCVSVSLCVSLCLSLSHTHTHSLSHTHTHFLCLCLSLFLCLSLSLSVSLPLSVSLSLSVSPSLSVSLCLSPLSLSLSLSVSPSLSLSLSLSLSLSLSLSLSQVALTSLTIFTKMVGPEPWCQVLC